One part of the Prunus persica cultivar Lovell chromosome G5, Prunus_persica_NCBIv2, whole genome shotgun sequence genome encodes these proteins:
- the LOC18777214 gene encoding TMV resistance protein N isoform X2 produces the protein MTNRGASSSSARFTKSRKYHVFLSFRGLDTRSNFTSHLYSNLRLQGIKTFMDDDELRRGEEISNALLTAIEDSKISVVVFSKNYASSKWCLDELVKILDCKESNQQLVIPVFYKVNPSNVRNHRGSFGDALANMDCNNVEKLNRWKEALSQAGKLAGFTLSDEHRSEAELIHNIVQHISREVIDRTYLYVTEYPVGMHHSVEYIIELLNLRENDVRMVGVWGTGGIGKTTIATAVYNSIAHEFEGCSFLANVRDSKGYKLQRTLLSEILGDTNLKVANVHKGATMIKQRLSCRKVLLVLDDVDDMDQLHKLVGACDWFGVGSRIIITTRDKQLLTAHRVNLIHEVEILNDPEALELFCWHAFKRSGPPLDDYVKLAERAIRYAQGLPLALEVLGCCLCGGSIDKWEAALDGFQGTEIQEVLKISYNALDDRVKKVFLDIACFFKGENRKYVKDACGLDARYGIYVLIEKALVSVEGSYIQMHDLLEKMGKDIIEQESPTEAGGRSRLWFHEDVKHVLTNNTGTNKITGIMLNFPKQDDEIFLDVGKSFSKMKNLKILINHNVCLSGDTSSIPKNLRVLDWHGFPFQFFPPNFVPNGLVVLSLPYSRIKQLGEGLKHMENLTSLNFEGSKFLTEIPDLSSSQNLRYLNASRCTSLVEVHPSVRDLYKLEELDFRYCYELTKFPNEVGLKSLKLFYLYGCIKLESFPEIVDKMESLIVLNLGRTAIKELPSSIGNLTGLEQLYLPGCENLANLPQSIYGLQNLDSIVLDRCPKLVTLPNNLISEGLSSAESLPLEVRTNANSPRDGDFLEMYFEECNVSNIDSLENFCFWSNLMTLDLSESNFVSLPMCISKCVNLLELDLRGCKRLVEILVQLPASIATIDMADCISLERFSTLSKILEDEDTQCISYMDLSNCHRLCDNLGLDLSKMAKILLNQMMMSEGIIVTLPHSGSEVPEWFTFGNDFDDYDESKFDYELPIKIPWTSVLETTKLVLFAVWEITESFVSPCYLEFNLDGYQDPKDSLSIETGEGNVWLKCIPISYYDQISKTPIFRVRVIGKGLHIKSIGAHLAPMSKGGDDDGKHIDENELDDDDDVGDEVRPRKRTKI, from the exons ATGACCAACCGAGgagcctcttcttcttctgctcgTTTCACCAAGTCAAGGAAATACCATGTCTTTCTGAGCTTCAGAGGTTTAGACACTCGCTCAAATTTCACAAGCCATTTGTATAGCAATTTGCGTCTACAAGGAATTAAGACCTtcatggatgatgatgagctcagaagaggagaagaaatatcAAACGCGCTTCTCACAGCAATTGAAGACTCAAAGATTTCTGTGGTTGTGTTCTCCAAAAACTATGCCTCCTCAAAGTGGTGCTTGGATGAGCTTGTTAAGATACTTGATTGCAAAGAATCAAATCAACAATTGGTCATCCCAGTTTTTTACAAGGTGAATCCATCAAATGTACGGAATCATAGAGGAAGCTTCGGGGATGCACTGGCTAACATGGACTGCAATAATGTAGAGAAGCTCAACAGATGGAAGGAAGCACTTTCACAAGCAGGAAAATTGGCGGGGTTCACTCTGTCCGATGA ACATAGATCTGAAGCTGAACTGATTCATAATATCGTTCAACACATTTCACGAGAAGTAATAGACCGTACATATTTGTATGTGACAGAGTATCCAGTTGGAATGCACCATTCTGTAGAATATATAATTGAGCTTTTGAATTTGAGGGAAAACGATGTTCGTATGGTAGGTGTATGGGGAACTGGTGGAATTGGTAAGACCACAATTGCTACAGCTGTTTATAATTCAATTGCCCACGAATTTGAAGGCTGTTCTTTTTTGGCAAACGTCAGAGATTCTAAGGGATACAAATTACAGAGGACTCTTCTTTCTGAGATTCTAGGGGATACAAATTTGAAGGTGGCCAACGTTCATAAAGGGGCCACGATGATAAAGCAAAGGTTGAGTTGTAGAAAGGTTCTCTTGGTTCTTGATGACGTGGATGACATGGACCAGTTACACAAGTTAGTTGGGGCATGTGATTGGTTTGGTGTAGGCAGTAGAATTATCATAACAACAAGGGATAAGCAACTGTTAACTGCTCATCGTGTTAATTTAATACATGAGGTCGAGATTTTAAATGATCCTGAAGCACTTGAGCTCTTCTGTTGGCATGCCTTCAAAAGAAGTGGGCCTCCTTTGGATGATTATGTGAAACTTGCAGAACGTGCAATACGCTATGCTCAAGGCCTTCCTTTGGCTTTGGAAGTTCTCGGTTGTTGTCTATGTGGTGGAAGTATAGATAAATGGGAAGCTGCATTGGATGGTTTCCAAGGCACGGAAATTCAAGAAGTTCTCAAAATAAGTTACAATGCCTTGGATGATAGAGTAAAGAAGGTTTTCCTTGACATTGCATGTTTCTTTAAGGGTGAAAATAGAAAGTATGTGAAAGACGCTTGTGGCCTCGACGCTAGATATGGCATTTATGTACTCATAGAAAAGGCCCTCGTAAGTGTTGAAGGAAGTTATATTCAGATGCATGACTTACTAGAAAAGATGGGTAAGGACATAATTGAGCAGGAGTCGCCCACTGAAGCCGGAGGACGTAGCAGATTGTGGTTTCATGAAGATGTCAAGCATGTTCTGACGAATAATACA ggaacaaataaaatcacaGGTATCATGTTAAATTTCCCCAAACAAGATGATGAGATATTCTTGGATGTTGGCAAAAGCTTCTCGAAGATGAAAAATCTTAAAATTCTCATAAACCACAATGTATGCCTTTCTGGAGATACTAGTTCTATCCCAAAGAATTTGAGAGTTCTTGATTGGCATGGATTTCCGTTCCAATTTTTTCCACCCAATTTTGTTCCAAATGGACTAGTTGTGCTCAGTCTGCCTTACAGCCGCATCAAACAACTAGGGGAGGGATTGAAG CATATGGAAAATTTGACATCTCTGAATTTCGAGGGATCTAAATTCCTAACTGAAATCCCCGACCTATCCAGCAGCCAAAATCTAAGGTACTTGAATGCGAGTCGTTGTACAAGTTTAGTCGAGGTTCATCCATCTGTTCGAGATCTTTATAAACTTGAAGAATTGGACTTTCGTTACTGCTATGAACTCACGAAGTTTCCAAATGAAGTTGGGTTGAAATCTCTgaaattattttatctttaCGGTTGCATAAAGTTGGAGAGTTTCCCAGAAATTGTCGACAAAATGGAATCCTTAATTGTATTGAACCTTGGGAGAACTGCTATAAAAGAGTTGCCTTCATCAATTGGAAATCTCACTGGGCTTGAACAATTATATTTACCAGGATGTGAAAACCTTGCAAATCTGCCACAAAGTATTTATGGGTTGCAAAATCTAGATTCGATTGTTCTCGATCGATGCCCAAAACTTGTCACACTTCCAAATAACTTGATCTCTGAAGGTTTATCGAGTGCAGAATCACTTCCTTTGGAGGTTCGAACCAACGCAAACAGTCCACGCGATGGCGACTTCTTGGAGATGTATTTTGAAGAGTGCAATGTATCAAATATTGATTCCTTGGAGAATTTTTGTTTCTGGTCCAACTTAATGACACTTGATCTATCCGAAAGCAATTTTGTCAGTCTTCCTATGTGCATTAGCAAATGTGTCAACTTGCTGGAGCTTGATTTGAGGGGTTGCAAGAGGCTTGTAGAAATTCTAGTACAACTTCCAGCATCTATAGCAACGATCGATATGGCTGATTGCATATCACTGGAAAGATTTTCAACATTGTCAAAGATATTGGAAGACGAAGACACGCAATGCATTAGTTACATGGACTTGTCTAATTGCCATAGACTATGCGATAACCTAGGGTTGGATCTTTCAAAGATGGCAAAAATTTTATTGAATCAG ATGATGATGAGTGAGGGGATTATCGTTACACTACCTCACAGTGGCAGTGAAGTTCCAGAGTGGTTCACTTTTGGTAATGACTTTGATGACTATGATGAAAGTAAATTTGATTATGAACTTCCTATTAAAATTCCTTGGACTTCCGTATTGGAGACCACaaaattggttttgtttgcAGTTTGGGAAATTACGGAATCATTTGTTAGCCCTTGTTAtcttgaatttaatttggatGGTTATCAAGATCCGAAGGATTCGTTAAGCATAGAGACAGGGGAAGGTAATGTGTGGCTGAAATGTATTCCAATTTCTTACTATGATCAAATATCAAAGACGCCTATTTTTCGAGTTAGAGTTATCGGCAAAGGGTTGCACATCAAAAGCATTGGGGCCCACCTGGCTCCTATGTCAAAgggtggtgatgatgatggcaAACATATTGATGAAAATGAattagatgatgatgatgatgtaggTGATGAAGTTAGACccagaaagagaacaaagatATGA